TCCGGGCACCTTTCCGAAAAAACCTGAGCTTCGTCTGCGCGTTCGCACGAATAGCCCCGGTGTGGAGGGTGCATTTGTAGATGAAGACCTTGATACAAGCGAAAATAGCAGTTTAGACGACGCGTTGCCCGAGCTGAGCTCGAAAAACACTTCTGCAGAAGAGGGTTCTGTCAGTGCTGTCGGTTCATTGTCGGTTCCCGGTTCTGACAAGATTCCCGCTGAGAAGCGCTCTCCGAAATGGGAAAGCTACCGCTATTGTCACGGCGATGGAAGCGTCTACTGCACCGTGACGCGGCGCGATCGTGAGGACGGCACGAAGTTTTTCAAAGTAATGCCGACGGGTCTCGTGGGACCGCACCCCTTGTACCGCAGCGAATGCTTAGAGGCGGCTTCAGCAGAGACGACAGTCTACGTAGTGGAAGGCGAAAAATGTGTTCATGCCTTGGAGTCTGTCGGGCTGTTGGCGACAACCAGTAAAGGCGGCGCGAAGGCAGCGGGGAAAAGTGATTGGAGCGGTCTCGCCAAGTTTCGACAGATTATCCTTCTGCCCGACAACGACAAGGCGGGACGGGGCTTCGCAAAAGACGTTACAGAACAATTGGCTGCTTTAGCCGGGCAGCGGGAAGTGCTCATTTGCCCCTTGCCGGACTTGCCTGAGAAAGGAGATGTAGTTGACTTCCTGGAGCAGCACAGTGTCGAAGATTTAAAAGCAGCCGTCAAAGACCATGGCCGGCCTGTGCCCGTCTCCGTCGTTGAAGGGTTGACTTGGCCGGAACCGAAAGCCTTTGCGGCTGCCGCTGTTGAAGTTCCCGAAGTACAGAGAGAGATGCTGCCCGACAGCATCGCGCCCTGGTGTTTCGATGCGGCAGAGCGCATGCAAGCGCCGGTTGATTACATGGCGGTCAGTGCGCTGTTCATGTTAGGCAGTTTGATCCGGCGTCAGTTATGTATACGGGCAACGTCCCTGGACGATTGGCCCGTCAGACCGAATATTTGGGGCGCCATTATCGGGGTGCCCGCCATGATGAAAAGTCCTTGTTTGAAGGAGGCACGCCGCTTCTTAGATATGCTTGACCGGGAAAGCGTGGCGGCGCACACGGCGGAACAAGAAGTGTATGCACGGGAAATGTGCCTCTACGAAGGCGAGCTTGAAGCCTTCACACGGGATATGAAAAAAACCTGTACCAAGGCAGAGCGGAAACTGATGGTGCAGTCCAGACCGGAAGCGCCGGAAGCGCCTACCCGTCGGCGCAGCTACACCCAAGATGTGACGGTCGAGAAATTGCAGGAACTGCAACGGGAAAATCCGCGGGGCATTTCCATGCTGCGCGACGAGTTGGGCGGCTTTCTCAAAAGTCTGGATAAACCGGGACAGGAAAGCAGCCGCGCCTATATTTTGGAAGGATGGGAAGGGGATGGCCGTTTTCTGGTGGATCGTATCGGACGGGGCAGCATCGCTATCGAAGGGATTTGTTTGTCTGTCTTGGGCTGTACAACGCCCGGAGGGATGAGCGAATATGTGAAGGAGGCTTTTAGTAACGGGACAGGTGCTGACGGTCTGATGCAGCGGTTCAGCCTGATCGCATACCCCAAGAAAATTTATTCCTTTGACTATGTGGACCGGCCGCGAGACGAAGAGGCGGCCAAAGCCGCGGAACAAGCCTTTCGTATTTGCGACACCATAGATTTACAAGGCATCGGCGCGACGGTCTACCCGGACAGCTTGCCGTTCCTGCGCTACAACGATGAGGCGCAAGGCCGTTTTGAATCATGGTACACGGAACTGGTCAGGCGCTGCCGCACAGGATATGATCATCCGGCGATGGAGTCTCATTTAGCCAAGTTTAGCAAATTGGTTCCTGCCCTCTCGTTGATCTGTCGTGTTGCCGACGGGCACCAAGGCCCCGTATCGGAAGCCGCATTTTTGCGCGCTGCCGCGTGGGCAGCATACGCAGAAGGGCACGCACGCCGTTTATATATGGACGCCTTTAAACCGGAACATGATGAAGCGCCTCTTGAACTGCTGCGTCATATTAAAGCGGGCGACTTGACGGAAAAATTCTCGCTCCGCGACCTCTATAGAAAAGAGTGGGGTCAGCTCTCTACAAAAGAGGCGGCCAAGTCGGCTGTAAACGAATTAATAGAGACCGGTCATTTGCGCGAGATAACTGAAAAGAAAGCCACAGGCGGCCGGCCCAGCACCAGTTATGTAATCCATCCAATGTACAGGCATGTGAACCGGGAGTGAATGGGCTGAAAGGCTTTTTGCAAGCATGGGAAACAAGGGACCCTGAAATGAACCGACAAAACCGACAAAACCCCCATGTTGGCTTAAAACACCCCCAAAATAGCGCGGAATGTAGAGGAAAATGCAGATTTTGGCTTTTTCCCTGACGGGTTTAGCGGAACTTTTGTCGGAGTAGATCACAGCCAAAACTCCCGACAATAGACTGCCAAAACCTCCCGCTATGGACGAAAAGACCG
The DNA window shown above is from Candidatus Hydrogenedentota bacterium and carries:
- a CDS encoding DUF3987 domain-containing protein → MRWSDLHWERRIEYVKSLLSAASFYGDEIDRFTPKTEKSWVNTGLCPFHNDTRPGSFSVNLDSGAYRCFSCAAAGGDIIAFYQARYTCGFKEALEALEERAGIPPNHVSPPTPPRPSKADGALWSPPPPPPRRAAASPSFSRQNHRAGRFVGSVGSLPGTFPKKPELRLRVRTNSPGVEGAFVDEDLDTSENSSLDDALPELSSKNTSAEEGSVSAVGSLSVPGSDKIPAEKRSPKWESYRYCHGDGSVYCTVTRRDREDGTKFFKVMPTGLVGPHPLYRSECLEAASAETTVYVVEGEKCVHALESVGLLATTSKGGAKAAGKSDWSGLAKFRQIILLPDNDKAGRGFAKDVTEQLAALAGQREVLICPLPDLPEKGDVVDFLEQHSVEDLKAAVKDHGRPVPVSVVEGLTWPEPKAFAAAAVEVPEVQREMLPDSIAPWCFDAAERMQAPVDYMAVSALFMLGSLIRRQLCIRATSLDDWPVRPNIWGAIIGVPAMMKSPCLKEARRFLDMLDRESVAAHTAEQEVYAREMCLYEGELEAFTRDMKKTCTKAERKLMVQSRPEAPEAPTRRRSYTQDVTVEKLQELQRENPRGISMLRDELGGFLKSLDKPGQESSRAYILEGWEGDGRFLVDRIGRGSIAIEGICLSVLGCTTPGGMSEYVKEAFSNGTGADGLMQRFSLIAYPKKIYSFDYVDRPRDEEAAKAAEQAFRICDTIDLQGIGATVYPDSLPFLRYNDEAQGRFESWYTELVRRCRTGYDHPAMESHLAKFSKLVPALSLICRVADGHQGPVSEAAFLRAAAWAAYAEGHARRLYMDAFKPEHDEAPLELLRHIKAGDLTEKFSLRDLYRKEWGQLSTKEAAKSAVNELIETGHLREITEKKATGGRPSTSYVIHPMYRHVNRE